From uncultured Pseudodesulfovibrio sp.:
CGTTTCGCGTTGTGGTCGGGAAAAGAGTGTCTGACGTGGTCGATATGTTCATTGTTTTATCCAGTGGGTAAAAAATTCCACCGCACTTTAAAATGCAAATATCGGACCGTGGTAAAGTCTTCCATATGAAGGGAAAAGTTGTGTTTCGGTTTGTGCATCGTGTCGTATGCAATACCTTTATGTTTTTTTTGTGTATGGTGGCTGAAATCGGAGGAGCGTATGGCTGAATTGACAAAGAAAGATCGGGCTATGGGCAGCATTGTGGGCATGTTTGTCGGTGATGCGCTTGGGCTTGGACCACATTGGTATTACGATTTGGACGAATTGCGTAAGGATTATGGTGAGTGGATTTCTGATTATATGCCACCCAAAGAGGGCCGGTATCATGATGGGTGCAGGGCCGGCGATGTCTCGCAAACGGGGCAGGTTTCCCTTTTGTTGCTTCAATCTTTGTCAGATAGAGGGGAGTATGACGAGTCAGATTTTACGGAGAAGCTTGATGTCTTTCTCGATACGCTCGACGGGACTCCGAATGGCGGTCGATATACGGATATTGCCATGCGAGAGGTCTGGGAGGCGCGCAAGGCTGGATTAACGTGGGATGAGGCTGCGGGGCTATCGGATTCGGGTGAGGCTGCCATTCGAGGCGTTATGCTTGCCGCACGTTATGCGAACAAACCGCGTGATTTGGCTGCGCATGTCATGACGAATGTTCATTTGACGCATGCAGAGCCGTTTATTCAAGCGCAGTCCCTTGCTTTTGTGCTGGCTGTTTGTAGGCTTGTTCGTGGCAAGAGTTTGGAGAGTTCTGGTAAATCCCTGATGGGGTGGGCGCAGCATGAAGTTGATAGAGCTTTGATCGATGTGTTTTTACAACCTGGATTTGTGTATGGTGTGGCTACTAACCCGGAAGTCGTTATGGAGCCACCACATGCCATTGCTCAGGTATATGGCTTGGCCTGTCAACTTGGGTTTATGGCCCCGGCCGCCTATTGGTTGGCCAGTCGGTTTGAGGGTGATTTTGAGACAGCAGTGCTTACAGCCGTTAATGGTGGCGGTAATAATATGGCTCGGGCCTGTATGACTGGAGCTCTTTCGGGAGCCATGGTTGGAATTCAGGGAATTCCTCAGCGATTTATTGATGGTTTGCAGGATAAGGAAGAAGTTCTTGAAAATGCAGCAAAGGTTGCTTCTGCTTTGGAATGAGTTGTTGAAGCGAAAAAAAAGAGCCCTCTGCATGCAGAGGGCTCTTTTTTTGAGGGCTATTCGGTTTTTGATAGTATGTTGTTTTGAATCCAGCTCTTGTCCCACCATTCAAATGGTTGAGTTGGAATGCCTGCCACGGTGATACCATAATGCAAGTGGTCTCCACCGGCCAGGCCGGTTGTTCCTGTGTGGCCGATGATTTGTCCTCTGGTCACAGAGTCGCCTTTTGCCACGGCGGTGGAACTGAGGTGTGCATAAAGCGATTGCAGCCCAAGGCCATGGTCAATGACAACTACATTACCATAGATACCGAGGAAGTCGGCGTAAACGATGGTGCCGTCGTTGCCAGCCGGGACTGGGGCCTGTTGGATGCTGGCAAGGTCCAGACCAAGGTGGGTCTGAAAGTCGACCTTTTTGCCTTTGTACATGTAGTCTCGCGCATCAGCGAAGGTCGCGCGGTTGGCCGCATTGGGCAACCGTTTGAATGGACCGGACCAAAGCATGGTTGGACTTGTGTTGCGGCTGAGTTCTACCAGTTTAGCACGGTTTTGTTTACGTAAAGTGTTATTGATGTAAAGATATTGATCAATCAAAGTGCCTTCGTTGGGCACCAAGCCTTGGAATTCTGGGATGGTCCGTTCCATGAAATTGTCGGAAAGCCTGATCTTGTCACGTCTGAATTGACGAGCATTGGTGTGATAGTTGAAAGATCGTTTGGCGCTGTTACCAGCTTTATCTGAGGCGATAATAAATGGGTTGAATTTATTGGGGGGAGTGTCCCATGGCTGCGCGAACAGGCAGTAATACTGGAATTTCCCGTTGCCTCCGGGCTGGAGGTGTGCGGGGAAGAATCGTTCTCCCACCTGTATACCCGTATTTTCGACCTTTTCAGAGAGCGTAAAGACCATGAGGCCGCAACCGCCCTGATTCAGGTTGTTGGTATGAGATTGGACGAAAATGCGGGGCGGGGTCAAGTCAAGCGAGTAGGACTTTGATGTGCTGACAACCCCTGCATCACCAAACGGATACAAGGATGCGTCGCGAGCAGTAGCCTCAATAGTAAATTCGCCCTCTTTGATAGTTCCTTTGTCCAGTGCCAGTACTTCTTCAGCCAGCATGATGCCGCCGGGGTATGCCTTTGTTACCAATGGAATACGCTTGTCGTTTTGAATAACGATGACATCAAGGGATTTCAAACCGCTACCGGGGTCTTCTACCCTGATCGTTATTGTACTTTGTTTGCCTAAGTCGGCTGTGTCCGGCGAAATGGAAAGTGTCGGCACGGTCGTATCTCTGAAGAGCATGAAGAGTCCTGCGCCCAGAGTGCAGATGAGTATGATAGACAAGAGTGCCAGAGGCAGCCCTTTTCCGCTTTTTTTTCTTTGAGTCAGAGTGGTTTCTTTGCTCATGTTCCTTCCTGTGTGTAATAAATCTAGACTATTTCTATAATACTCAAAGAGCAGACACAAGGGGAGGCAAGGGGAAAAATGAAAATTGTTTTCAATTGGTCGTTTTCAATGAAAAAGCCGCATCAGTACAGATGCGGCTTATAAGTGTAAGGCTGAATGGGGTTAGTCTTCGTCTTCCAAACTGTCCATGAGTTGGATAGTTAGACGCAAAAAATCCGCTTCGGTAAGGATTCCGACCAGTTCGCCATTCTTGACCACTGGAAGACAGCCGTACTTGTGGTTGAGTAGAATTTGGGCTGCTTCCTTGAGAGATGTGTCGATTCCAATCGTGGTGATGTCGGTTCGCATGATTTCATGCAACGGTATGCCTGAATCAATTTCCCTTTGAGTCTCAGGATCGAGTTCGGCAAGGTGGGAAATGGTTGCTGACAGGATGTCTCGGTGAGTAATCAGTCCTGTGAAGCCGTTATCAACAGTAACGATGGGAATGTGTCTGATGCGCTGGAGGTTCATAAGTTCGCGGGCACTGTGTAGAGAGTCTCTTTCCTTCAGGGAAAAGACGGGTGATGTCATAAGGTCTTTGACCTTCAGCATGTATTCCTCCTCTGTTATATATACTTTCAGCGAAAGCGGAAAACCTGTCAAGGTGCATAGAGTTGAATTATACTTGTTTTTTGTGGCTTTTGTTGACTTGAGAGTCAAAATCTGTTCAGCATCCCGCAGGTGTTTTCACTGATGGAGCACCGTTGATTTCAGGAGATTTTGGTGGTTGATCCGGTACGGCTCAGAGAGCGCATGGTGCGCGAACAGATACAGGCTCGCGGCGTGACAGACTCACGTGTGCTCGAAGCCATGTCTTTGCTTCCCCGACATCTTTTTGTGGAGGAAGCTTTGGCGAACAAAGCGTATTCCGACAGCCCATTGCCAATTGGTGAAGGGCAGACGATTTCTCAGCCATATATTGTGGCGTTGATGTCAGAACTCCTTGAGGCTGAACCGGGTATGAAGGTACTCGAAATCGGTACAGGGTCTGGATATCAGGCCGCAGTCCTTGGGCAGATGGGAGTCGAAGTCTATACGGTGGAGCGTATTAAGAAGTTATTTCATGCAGCCCGTAAGCGGTTCATGGATATGCGTATGTTCTCTGTGAAGCTCAAACTTGATGATGGGACCATGGGGTGGCCGGATGAAGCCCCTTATGACCGTATTATTGTCACTGCTGGCGGCCCTGAGATTCCAGAACCATTGGTTGATCAATTGGCTGATCCAGGTCGAATGCTAATTCCTGTCGGTGACTCCAGGCGTAACCAGACACTCGTTCTTATTGAGAAGCGCGATGGTGAAGTGATCCGTACGGACATGGGAAGCGTTGCCTTTGTTGATTTGGTGGGAAGTCACGGCTGGTAGCCGGAGGTCTGTGTGTCCAAAAGTTCCATATCCATTAAAGATGCTTTTATGACGAGCCCGGGACCACGGACTCTCAAGGCCGGAGCTTTACTCTGGCTCAAAGGTTTGTGTATGGGCGGTGCGGATATCATCCCCGGTGTTTCTGGCGGGACAATTGCTTTTATCACCGGAATTTATGAGCAATTGGTAGACGCTATCCGTTCTTTTAATGTCGATTTTGTACGACGTCTTTTTTCTCTTGATATTTCCGGCGCTGTGAGTGTGGCCCATATTCGTTTTCTTGTTTGTCTGATGTTCGGTATCATGACGGCCATGATTACAATGGCCGGTTTCATGAACACCATGCTTCATGCACATCCCGTGGAAACATGGTCGTTTTTTTTCGGATTGATTACGGCATCGATTTTTGTGGTGGGTAGACAAGTGGAACCGTTGAATGCGGTGAATTTCGGTTTTATCTTTTTCGGTGCAGCAGGGAGTTACCTTCTCGTCGGTATGATTCCTGTGTCGACCCCGGAGACATTACCGTTTATCTTCTTGTGCGGGGCGATAGCCATTTGTGCAATGATTTTACCGGGTATCAGCGGGGCATTTCTTCTCCTGATGCTTGGTAAGTATGAATATGTCACGCGGACCCTTAAGAATCCGTTTGTTTGGGATAATTTTGTGGTTATGGCGGTGTTTGCAGCTGGTGCGGGCGTAGGGATTGTCCTTTTTTCCCGGGTGTTGCATTACTTGTTGCACAGGTGGCATGCAGCCACAGTGAGTGTGTTGACAGGGTTCATGATCGGGGCTTTGCGAAAGGTGTGGCCTTGGAAAGAGGTCTTGGAAACTTCTGTGATTCGTGGGAAGGTGCATGTCTTGCGAGAGCAGAATATGTTGCCGGACGCCCTAAATGGCGAAGTGTTCCTAGCCGTGGGATTAGTTGTGATCGGTATTATTATTGTTCTTGCCCTTGAAAAGTTTTCGCGAGAGCGTTGATAGAGTGTTGATTCTTCCCGCATGGCGGGGACAAAATACAATAAAGAGAGAATGGATATGAGCGAGTGCAGCTCCGGCTCCTGCAGTGGAGCCAACAAGGCGAATGCCAAGTTGAAAATCCAGGATGCGATGATTGAAACCACCCTGGAGAAGATCAAGTACAAATTGTTTATCATGAGCGGAAAAGGCGGAGTGGGTAAAAGCTCAGTCTCCGTTAATGTCGCAGCAGCCTTGGCTGCACGTGGATTCAAGGTTGGTCTTTTGGATGTCGATATCCATGGCCCGAGTGTGCCGACATTGCTCGGTATTTCAGGGACGTTGGACATTGATCGGGGATCATTGATGATTCCTAAAGAATACAACGAGAATTTGCATGTCGTGTCCATGGAGTCATTGCTTAAAGATCCAGACCAGGCAGTGCTGTGGCGTGGCCCCATGAAAACTTCCGCTATCCGTCAGTTCGTATCTGACGTACAGTGGGGCGAATTGGACTTCTTGGTCGTCGACTCCCCTCCGGGCACCGGCGATGAACCTATGACCGTTCTCAAGACGGTGCCAGATGCTCTGTGCGTGGTTGTGACTACTCCGCAGGAAGTGTCATTGACGGACGTGCGTAAGTCGATCAATTTCTTGCAATACGCTCAAGCTAACGTACTTGGTGTTGTGGAAAATATGAGTGGTCTTATCTGTCCTCATTGCCACGAGGCCATTGATTTGTTTAAAAAGGGTGGCGGTAAGGATTTGGCTGAGAAATACGGACTTGAGTTTCTTGGTGCTATCCCTCTTGATCCGGCGACCGTAGTGGCTGGAGATCTCGGTACTCCCGTCGTGCTTTTGGAAGAAGAGTCCCAAGCAAAAACGGCCCTCACTGAATTGGCCGACAGAATAGCCGAAGCTGCACAGAATAGTTTTGAGGCGGCATCGACAACCCACGCCTGAGGCGAATTATGAATAAGGACATCTTTAATCTGCCCAATTGTTTGACCATGGCCCGCATTCTCGCGGCCCCAGTTGTTGTATTTCTTCTCTATTTGGAGATGTGGTACCAGTTTCGTTTGGGGTCTTATTTTGCATTCGGACTTTATTTCGTCGCGTGTATGACGGATTATTTCGATGGAAAGATAGCGCGAGAGCAGAACACTATCACCAATTTGGGCAAGTTTCTTGACCCATTGGCCGACAAGTTGCTCATTGGGTCATTGTTGATCATGTTGGTCAAGCTTGGTGACGGATGGGGTGTCCCTGCATGGGTGGTCATTATCATTATTTGTCGTGAATTAGCTGTGACAGGAATGCGTGCCATTGCTGCTGAAATGGGTGAAGTTGTCGCTGCAGATAAACTGGGTAAGGCCAAGACTTTGACTCAGTCTCTGGCGGTCGGCTTTCTCATTTTCCATTATCCATTTTTTGGATGGGACCCTCGTCCATTGGGACAGGGATTGCTGTATCTCGCTTTAGCCCTTACTGTGATTTCAGGTGGTAACTATCTGTACAACTTCTATAAGAAGTGGATTAATGTTGCAGACTAGAGGTCTTCAGGACAGTATGAACCGGGTAGAAAGCATGCTTTCTGCCCGGTTTTTTTGTTGCTTTATTGTTTTTTCAGTGCGTCCTGTGAAACAAGCTGTCTAGAAAAAATTGAGAGATTTTATTGGTGGGCTTATTCGAATTGCCTTTAACTTATCGTTATTATTTGATAAAAACTATGGTGACAGGTGGTGTGATACATGGTAATTTTAACAAATACGTATCTGTACAATTTCTTTGAAAAAAGGTTATTAAGCCAAGAGATATAAACATTACCGCGAGATTTTTATGACTGACTCCAGTTCTGTGAAACATCTTGTTCGCATAACGAACTGCCTTCAAACCATTTTGGATCTGGAGCCCCAGCTTGAAAAGTTGGAGCACGGCCATTCTCTTTTGGATGAGTTTGCTGTGCTCAAGTCTTTTCTGGAGAAGATAGATAAAGTCGAATTGAGCGAGTCAGATGTGGAGCGAATTGAAACAGCCACAGCGAATTTCCTTAGAGAACTCGAAGGGCCTTTGGCGCGGAAAAAGGCTCGGAAAAAAATGAAGCAAAGGCTTCAGTAAACTGTATGCGTGGTCGTATTGTACTTGTTACTTTGCTCCTTATAATCAACCTTTTTTTATTGGGCCGGTTGATTTGGAGCGATCAAGGAATTTTTGCGTACCTAGAACTCAAAGGGCGTTATGATTCTTTGCAGCAAAAGCTTGATGACGTTGACAGTAAGAGTCTTGATTTGAGTCAGGAGATTCGTAAACTCAAGTCGGACAAGGGATATCAAGAAAAGGTTGTTCGCGAGCGGATGAATTTTGTGAAAAAGGACGAACTGTTATATATTTTCCCGGATGAGAAAGGCAAACCCGGCGGAGAAGGAACAGATGAGCGAGAAAATTGAGTGGTATCAAGAAGTTCTTTCGTTGGAACCCGGTTCAAGGGTGTTCTTCCCCTTGGCGAAACTTTTCGTTGAAAATGGAATGCCCGAAGATGCCGTAAAAACTTTGCGTCAGGGGTTGGACAGACACCCTGATTACCTTGAAGCGCGCATGCTTTTGGTTGAGCTTCTTACTGAACTGGAACGAGAAGCAGAAGTCCATGACCAGTTGCAGCGAGTCATCAATCCTCTCAGGGATTATCCTGCTTTTTGGCGAGGATGGGCACGGAGTCTGCCGCCAGAACAACGCGATTTATCAGTTTTTCTTATGTTGGTTGCATCCAATATTTCTGGCGATACCATCAAATGGACTGATGTCGTATTTGAAGGTATTGGCACTTTGGCTGATAGACTGGTGGGAGCACCATTGCCTCCGCCGTGCGATTGTCCCCCGCCTGTAATGCCTGCGGTTGATCTTGGCGAAGAACCCGTTTTTGGTGAACCTGAGCCTGAGTTCAGGCCGCGATCAGGGTCTTTCCGGACAAAAACCATGGCTGATCTTCTCGCATCTCAAGGAGATGTATCAGGCGCACTTGAAATCTACCGCGAATTGTTGCAATCAACCATGTCCGACGAGCGACGTGCCGAACTTAAGGAACGAATCGTGCAATTGGAGAATGGGGCGGAGAATCATGCCGCTCCCGAGGCGGAACAAACTGACGCATTTAGCGTTCATGCAAAAAATCGCCTGATCAGCACTCTGGAAACACTGGCTTCTCGTTTTGAAGCCAGGGTGCAAGGTTAACTCGCAGCTGAACGGAACATGGTTCATGTCGCAATAGCGACTTGAGTCGTCCATTCACGAAAAGTGGACATATGAAATATTTATTTTTGAGCCTGGTTGCCGCACTTATGGTGCTCGGCGGATGCAGTATGTGGGATTCCACTGCCAAATATACCAAAGATTCATGGGAAAGCACCCGGGATTTTGTCGATCCACCACCGGAAATCGATACTGATAGTTATCAGTTTTCCAATCCGAATCAGGAAAAATTGGCAAAACTCATTTCTCCTGTGGATGGTCCTTTGACGTCATTAATCCGCTATGTGGATAATACGGATACGTTGCCGGGTATCGACTGGCTTGATCTGTTGCGTGCTCGTTTTCCATGGGTCAACAGAGTGCTTGTGACCGACGAAGAAGGTACCATCATGTTCATGCAGCCAGAATTGCCGGTGAAAAAGATCACCAAGCCATTGGTGTTCGAAGGTGTATGGCGCAAGATCAAGCTGTTGACCGTTGTTGATTATTCAGATCTCGGAGCTGAATTGTATATAGGGCGTCCCTATTTTGAGGACGTGACTTTTAAAGGACTCATTGGCGTTGGATTCGATCCCAGAAGTTTGTTACGTTTGAGTCCTGATCCCAAAGAGCTGATTATTATTCATCCCGGCAGAGGCGTTTGGTCTCTTGGCGCGGATGTGGATGAAGAAGCCATATTGGCTGTGGAGTGGG
This genomic window contains:
- a CDS encoding septum formation initiator family protein, with protein sequence MRGRIVLVTLLLIINLFLLGRLIWSDQGIFAYLELKGRYDSLQQKLDDVDSKSLDLSQEIRKLKSDKGYQEKVVRERMNFVKKDELLYIFPDEKGKPGGEGTDEREN
- a CDS encoding ADP-ribosylglycohydrolase family protein; this encodes MAELTKKDRAMGSIVGMFVGDALGLGPHWYYDLDELRKDYGEWISDYMPPKEGRYHDGCRAGDVSQTGQVSLLLLQSLSDRGEYDESDFTEKLDVFLDTLDGTPNGGRYTDIAMREVWEARKAGLTWDEAAGLSDSGEAAIRGVMLAARYANKPRDLAAHVMTNVHLTHAEPFIQAQSLAFVLAVCRLVRGKSLESSGKSLMGWAQHEVDRALIDVFLQPGFVYGVATNPEVVMEPPHAIAQVYGLACQLGFMAPAAYWLASRFEGDFETAVLTAVNGGGNNMARACMTGALSGAMVGIQGIPQRFIDGLQDKEEVLENAAKVASALE
- the pgsA gene encoding CDP-diacylglycerol--glycerol-3-phosphate 3-phosphatidyltransferase produces the protein MNKDIFNLPNCLTMARILAAPVVVFLLYLEMWYQFRLGSYFAFGLYFVACMTDYFDGKIAREQNTITNLGKFLDPLADKLLIGSLLIMLVKLGDGWGVPAWVVIIIICRELAVTGMRAIAAEMGEVVAADKLGKAKTLTQSLAVGFLIFHYPFFGWDPRPLGQGLLYLALALTVISGGNYLYNFYKKWINVAD
- a CDS encoding DUF368 domain-containing protein encodes the protein MSKSSISIKDAFMTSPGPRTLKAGALLWLKGLCMGGADIIPGVSGGTIAFITGIYEQLVDAIRSFNVDFVRRLFSLDISGAVSVAHIRFLVCLMFGIMTAMITMAGFMNTMLHAHPVETWSFFFGLITASIFVVGRQVEPLNAVNFGFIFFGAAGSYLLVGMIPVSTPETLPFIFLCGAIAICAMILPGISGAFLLLMLGKYEYVTRTLKNPFVWDNFVVMAVFAAGAGVGIVLFSRVLHYLLHRWHAATVSVLTGFMIGALRKVWPWKEVLETSVIRGKVHVLREQNMLPDALNGEVFLAVGLVVIGIIIVLALEKFSRER
- a CDS encoding CBS domain-containing protein, which encodes MLKVKDLMTSPVFSLKERDSLHSARELMNLQRIRHIPIVTVDNGFTGLITHRDILSATISHLAELDPETQREIDSGIPLHEIMRTDITTIGIDTSLKEAAQILLNHKYGCLPVVKNGELVGILTEADFLRLTIQLMDSLEDED
- a CDS encoding Mrp/NBP35 family ATP-binding protein; this translates as MSECSSGSCSGANKANAKLKIQDAMIETTLEKIKYKLFIMSGKGGVGKSSVSVNVAAALAARGFKVGLLDVDIHGPSVPTLLGISGTLDIDRGSLMIPKEYNENLHVVSMESLLKDPDQAVLWRGPMKTSAIRQFVSDVQWGELDFLVVDSPPGTGDEPMTVLKTVPDALCVVVTTPQEVSLTDVRKSINFLQYAQANVLGVVENMSGLICPHCHEAIDLFKKGGGKDLAEKYGLEFLGAIPLDPATVVAGDLGTPVVLLEEESQAKTALTELADRIAEAAQNSFEAASTTHA
- a CDS encoding protein-L-isoaspartate(D-aspartate) O-methyltransferase, with product MVVDPVRLRERMVREQIQARGVTDSRVLEAMSLLPRHLFVEEALANKAYSDSPLPIGEGQTISQPYIVALMSELLEAEPGMKVLEIGTGSGYQAAVLGQMGVEVYTVERIKKLFHAARKRFMDMRMFSVKLKLDDGTMGWPDEAPYDRIIVTAGGPEIPEPLVDQLADPGRMLIPVGDSRRNQTLVLIEKRDGEVIRTDMGSVAFVDLVGSHGW
- a CDS encoding M23 family metallopeptidase — its product is MSKETTLTQRKKSGKGLPLALLSIILICTLGAGLFMLFRDTTVPTLSISPDTADLGKQSTITIRVEDPGSGLKSLDVIVIQNDKRIPLVTKAYPGGIMLAEEVLALDKGTIKEGEFTIEATARDASLYPFGDAGVVSTSKSYSLDLTPPRIFVQSHTNNLNQGGCGLMVFTLSEKVENTGIQVGERFFPAHLQPGGNGKFQYYCLFAQPWDTPPNKFNPFIIASDKAGNSAKRSFNYHTNARQFRRDKIRLSDNFMERTIPEFQGLVPNEGTLIDQYLYINNTLRKQNRAKLVELSRNTSPTMLWSGPFKRLPNAANRATFADARDYMYKGKKVDFQTHLGLDLASIQQAPVPAGNDGTIVYADFLGIYGNVVVIDHGLGLQSLYAHLSSTAVAKGDSVTRGQIIGHTGTTGLAGGDHLHYGITVAGIPTQPFEWWDKSWIQNNILSKTE
- a CDS encoding tetratricopeptide repeat protein, with the protein product MSEKIEWYQEVLSLEPGSRVFFPLAKLFVENGMPEDAVKTLRQGLDRHPDYLEARMLLVELLTELEREAEVHDQLQRVINPLRDYPAFWRGWARSLPPEQRDLSVFLMLVASNISGDTIKWTDVVFEGIGTLADRLVGAPLPPPCDCPPPVMPAVDLGEEPVFGEPEPEFRPRSGSFRTKTMADLLASQGDVSGALEIYRELLQSTMSDERRAELKERIVQLENGAENHAAPEAEQTDAFSVHAKNRLISTLETLASRFEARVQG